In Lates calcarifer isolate ASB-BC8 linkage group LG4, TLL_Latcal_v3, whole genome shotgun sequence, a genomic segment contains:
- the pask gene encoding PAS domain-containing serine/threonine-protein kinase: MLLSTEARFGPSQSTRYKGDTICVVPDLSSDALEDDFDLNKSYPYTQRPQYKKSLLALQRRYCPGFLTGDRLDVCSSVAARNHQISCLHPLPQVSAVCLPQPSTMSETEESLFCQLTSGRFGLSGAPSVCNPNKFILTVDHKTREILSANEQACKLFECTANELIGKKLSCFLKKTSQVLEQALEEDFPLVDGTVVAVSGKVVDVVTLSGEVPVSVCTHKLSQNEEHMLVMMENVERLSAFLSFSQDGSILTCDLTFAHLHGYHHPDDLKGMSVKELIPSLQIPFHSHALPKMLRVQRRWGKSREGASVPLCIKLQGAVLCGKPQHQNNGTGCTCPADTLERSDAQDKQPCSHLTSSACKTEASHSEQCHGREQSSEVKVDSSATSPSSVLEYFGTVWVFAPLSGLLLLHPDGSISSIHNHLALSLFGYSKDELLGKSITFLMPGFYGWKSDSDRKACPFPDSQVEAGKSAGLSKISGKSDPSSLVAGDMAMVHQAVMRRTSTGRGRIFTGTSTRLEKQGSALSTLSPPAVTSTRVVMADDTTELMEEAARVAPCCSQLDSADSTQALLKTFAWVEPPEEDNSCRILPEPPHRNTKQQLCSGVQKNNRPAVEIIPDSPTLNGHAVGRVGGTSPDRGKDHQSCASVLQDSSYEVISLESRSSSGFCEKFAGHGGSDPGQAEDSRSAHVVDSASCFLDLNSNGDLVTRALADLDLNSSIELLSGGGYNNDNQHSMTSCDTAELLRTPSPCSIGSDQEAEPVETGDAGVEARNGTSEKLEKSPGEQDQWVALSSIHKGKSEEFCIQRNDGIQSDIPATSTPKKQRVNGQTLSSDGTEILEGRFEGSAYHRDGTRVDVQCDVCRSNLPDGSSMFCVWISRPGQQGTMLQTDRSLHNQSEASLGERIGEASHGEALRSTMDLEQSRACDGQFEEEYQPLKAVGKGAFGFVWKAVRRCDGQEVVVKFISKARIVSDCWVDDPMLGRVSQEIAILTRVQHHNIVKVLEVFENGSYFQMVMEKHGDGLDLFEFIDMQPRLDEPLASYIFRQLVAAVFYLRAKNILHRDIKDENIIIDKCFHIRLIDFGSAAMMAPGKLFYNFCGTLEYCSPEVLQGNPYEGPELEMWSLGVLLYTLLFSENPFCDVGEILDAKLKPPFPLSPELSGVLRGLLHPDPAQRMTLDQLLLQSWISQPISLAEYSWTEVVPATQSYCSPQHQESSPKVYVKQGLFPDNGDETLPDDEEEEEEEDEDERLSMVALESELQKYLHEN, encoded by the exons ATGTTGCTGTCGACTGAGGCTCGTTTTGGGCCGAGTCAAAGTACCAGATATAAAGGAGACACTATATGTGTGGTACCCGACCTCTCCTCTGACGCCCTGGAAGATGACTTTGACCTGAATAAGTCCTACCCATACACCCAGAGACCACAGTACAAGAAGAGCCTATTGGCATTGCAGCGTCGTTATTGTCCTGGCTTCTTGACAG GTGACcgtttggatgtttgcagctctGTTGCAGCAAGAAACCACCAAATCTCTTGTTTGCATCCTCTTCCCCAAGTTTCTGCTGTCTGCCTGCCACAGCCGTCCACTATGTCAGAGACTGAGGAAAGCTTGTTCTGTCAGCTAACCTCTGGACGTTTTGGCCTGTCAGGAGCTCCATCTGTCTGCAACCCAAACAAATTCATTCTTACTGTTGACCATAAAACCAGAGAG attttgtcaGCGAATGAACAGGCCTGCAAACTGTTTGAGTGCACAGCTAATGAGCTGATTGGAAAAAAGCTTTCCTGTTTCCTGAAGAAAACCAGCCAGGTCCTCGAGCAAGCACTGGAGGAAGATTTCCCACTAGTGGATGGAACTGTTGTGGCTGTGTCTGGAAAAGTG GTGGATGTTGTGACACTATCTGGAGAGGTGCCAGTGTCAGTGTGTACCCACAAACTGTCCCAAAATGAAGAGCACATGCTTGTTATGATGGAGAATGTAGAACGGTTATCagcctttctctccttttcacaAGAC GGCAGCATCCTAACCTGTGACTTGACATTCGCCCATCTCCATGGATACCATCATCCTGACGACTTAAAAGGGATGTCTGTGAAGGAGCTAATCCCCTCTTTACAAATCCCCTTCCACAGTCATGCATTGCCCAAA ATGCTGAGGGTTCAGAGGAGGTGGGGTAAAAGCAGAGAGGGTGCATCAGTCCCACTGTGTATCAAGCTTCAGGGGGCAGTACTATGTGGAAAACCCCAACACCAAAACAATGGGACTGGTTGCACCTGTCCAGCAGATACTCTTGAAAGATCAGATGCACAAGACAAGCAGCCTTGCTCCCATCTCACCTCCTCTGCGTGCAAGACAGAAGCCTCACACTCTGAGCAATGTCATGGAAGAGAGCAGTCCTCTG AGGTCAAAGTGGACAGCAGTGCCACCTCCCCAAGCTCTGTGCTGGAGTACTTTGGAACAGTTTGGGTGTTTGCTCCTCTGAGTggtctcctcctgctccacccTGATGGTTCCATCTCCAGCATCCACAACCACCTGGCCCTCAGTCTGTTTGGCTACAGCAAGGACGAGCTGTTAGGAAAG AGCATCACTTTTCTGATGCCTGGTTTCTATGGATGGAAGTCTGACTCAGACAGAAAGGCCTGTCCATTCCCTGATTCTCAAGTGGAGGCTGGGAAAAGTGCAGGCTTATCCAAAATATCAGGGAAATCTG ACCCGTCCTCACTGGTGGCTGGGGACATGGCCATGGTGCATCAGGCTGTCATGAGAAGAACCTCGACAGGGAGAGGCAGGATCTTCACTGGAACCAGCACCAGGCTGGAGAAACAGGGCAGCGCTCTGTCGACTCTTTCCCCTCCTGCAGTCACCTCTACACGCGTGGTTAT GGCCGATGACACTACAGAGCTTATGGAGGAGGCAGCTCGGGTCGCTCCCTGCTGTAGCCAGCTAGACAGTGCAGATAGCACTCAGGCACTCCTCAAGACATTTGCCTGGGTGGAACCTCCAGAAGAAGACAACAGCTGCCGCATTCTCCCCGAACCACCACACCGtaacacaaaacagcagctctgcagtggGGTTCAGAAAAATAATCGACCCGCTGTTGAGATTATCCCAG ACTCACCCACTCTCAATGGACATGCTGTTGGTAGGGTGGGTGGCACCTCCCCTGACAGAGGTAAAGACCACCAATCGTGTGCCTCTGTCCTGCAGGACTCCAGCTATGAAGTCATCTCACTAGAGAGCAG GTCCTCCTCTGGCTTCTGTGAAAAGTTTGCCGGCCATGGTGGTTCTGACCCAGGCCAAGCAGAGGACTCTCGTTCAGCGCACGTAGTGGACTCGGCCAGCTGCTTCCTGGACCTCAACAGCAATGGTGATCTGGTGACCCGGGCCCTGGCTGACCTGGATTTGAACAGTAGCATAGAGCTGCTCAGCGGCGGAGGGTACAACAACGACAACCAGCACTCCATGACATCCTGCGATACAGCCGAGCTCCTGCGGACACCCTCCCCATGCAGCATAGGGTCTGACCAGGAAGCAGAGCCTGTTGAGACTGGAGATGCTGGTGTGGAGGCCAGAAATGGTACAAGTGAAAAACTAGAAAAGAGCCCAGGAGAGCAGGATCAGTGGGTGGCTCTCTCTTCGATTCATAAAGGAAAGAGCGAGGAGTTCTGCATCCAGAGGAATGATGGGATTCAATCAGACATTCCTGCTACATCTACACCTAAGAAACAGAGGGTAAATGGACAAACCCTGTCTTCAGATGGCACAGAGATACTGGAGGGGCGATTTGAAGGAAGCGCATACCACAGAGATGGCACCAGAGTAG ATGTGCAGTGTGACGTATGCAGGTCTAACCTCCCAGATGGAAGCTCCATGTTCTGTGTGTGGATCAGTCGGCCTGGCCAGCAGGGGACAATGTTGCAGACAGATCGATCACTACACAACCAATCAGAGGCCAGTCTAGGAGAG AGGATTGGCGAGGCCAGTCATGGGGAGGCATTACGCTCCACCATGGACCTAGAGCAGTCTCGAGCCTGTGACGGGCAGTTTGAAGAAGAGTACCAGCCACTTAAAGCTGTGGGTAAAGGAGCCTTTGGTTTTGTCTGGAAGGCAGTAAGGCGCTGTGATGGGCAAGAA GTGGTTGTGAAGTTCATTAGTAAGGCCAGGATAGTGAGTGACTGCTGGGTGGACGACCCCATGCTGGGACGAGTCAGCCAGGAGATTGCCATACTGACACGAGTGCAGCACCACAACATTGTCAAG GTTCTGGAGGTGTTTGAAAATGGAAGTTACTtccagatggtgatggagaaACACGGAGATGGTTTGGACCTTTTTGAATTCATTGATATGCAGCCAAGGCTGGATGAGCCCCTGGCTAGCTACATCTTTAGACAG ctgGTGGCAGCTGTCTTCTATTTGAGAGCTAAGAACATCCTTCACAGGGACATAAAAGATGAGAACATCATCATCGACAAGTGTTTCCACATTCGACTGATAGACTTTGGTTCTGCTGCCATGATGGCTCCGGGGAAGCTCTTCTACAATTTCTGTGGCACACTGGAGTACTGCTCCCCAGAGGTGCTTCAGGGAAATCC CTATGAGGGTCCAGAGCTGGAGATGTGGTCTCTGGGGGTTTTGCTCTACACGCTGCTATTCAGTGAAAACCCTTTCTGTGATGTGGGTGAGATCCTAGATGCCAAACTCAAGCCCccgttccctctctctccag AGCTCAGTGGTGTGTTACGTGGGCTGCTGCATCCTGATCCTGCTCAGAGGATGACTCTagaccagctgctgctgcagtcctGGATCAGCCAGCCCATTTCCCTGGCGGAGTACAGCTGGACGGAGGTGGTTCCTGCAACTCAGAGCTACT GCTCACCACAGCACCAAGAGTCCAGTCCTAAGGTTTATGTCAAGCAAGGCTTGTTCCCAGATAATGGTGACGAGACTCTgcctgatgatgaggaggaggaggaggaggaggatgaggatgagaggCTGTCAATGGTGGCCCTGGAGAGTGAGCTCCAGAAGTACCTTCATGAGAACTAA
- the mterf4 gene encoding transcription termination factor 4, mitochondrial — translation MGTTVAVCQVLRWTVKTAASPLLSPLQLWRYHSKPLCVGCRLFCSSSSQSTLQSKQENYNRSQLSEKPVTELSLRSLADMGFTDIQAEEIYQTVSNVRGGSVAKHALSTLTALFVLGLNPSSVLKLLQKCPELYTVKESQLQQRIDNLRKVGLGEGSLQRVVAHYPQILTVTVKKLKHVVAFLREKCLFTVQQVTDILRDSPAIVLEDLGQVEYKFQYVYFKMGVKQAEIIKSRLFRFTLDDIRCRHCFLERRGLYQTPDKNGQTAIINPKLDSILSADQDTFLRTIAKASAEEYEVFQRLMAREWQEEEKMYGSFEADSDDDEEEEEDEEDEETGGKSGYRRRRKK, via the exons ATGGGAACGACCGTGGCAGTATGTCAG GTTCTCCGGTGGACTGTGAAGACTGCTGCCTCCCCTCTGCTCAGTCCACTTCAGCTATGGAGATACCACTCCAAGCCTCTGTGCGTCGGGTGCAGGCTATTCTGTTCCTCCTCCAGCCAGAGTACTCTGCAGTCAAAGCAAGAGAACTATAACCGTAGTCAGTTATCTGAGAAGCCAGTCACGGAGCTGTCCCTGCGGTCTTTAGCCGACATGGGATTCACAGACATCCAGGCAGAGGAGATATATCAGACAGTGTCCAATGTCAGAGGAGGAAGCGTCGCCAAACATGCTCTGTCAACTCtcacagctctgtttgttttggggcTCAATCCCTCCAGTGTGCTGAAGCTGCTACAGAAATGCCCTGAACTGTACACTGTCAAGGAATCACAGCTTCAGCAGCGCATAGACAACCTGCGGAAAGTAGGTTTAGGCGAAG GCAGTCTTCAGAGAGTGGTGGCCCATTACCCCCAGatcctgactgtgactgtgaagaAACTAAAACATGTGGTGGCGTTTCTCAGAGAGAAGTGCCTGTTTACCGTCCAGCAGGTCACAGACATCCTCAGAGATAGTCCGGCCATAGTACTGGAGGACCTGGGTCAGGTGGAGTACAAGTTTCAG TACGTCTACTTCAAAATGGGTGTCAAACAGGCTGAGATAATTAAGTCCAGGCTGTTTCGTTTCACTCTGGACGATATTCGCTGTCGACACTGTTTTCTGGAGCGGAGGGGTCTGTACCAAACCCCAGACAAGAATGGACAGACGGCCATCATCAACCCTAAACTGGACAGCATCCTTAGCGCCGACCAGGACACTTTCCTCAGAACGATTGCAAAGGCGTCAGCAGAGGAGTACGAGGTATTTCAGAGACTGATGGCCAGAGaatggcaggaggaggagaagatgtaCGGCAGCTTTGAAGCCGATAGTGATGatgacgaggaagaggaggaggatgaagaagatgaggagactGGAGGCAAGAGTGGAtacaggaggagaagaaagaaatga
- the LOC108883245 gene encoding probable G-protein coupled receptor 148: protein MASSVLITNLTQEWVESLRRWHLELFFIPTTVVTLATMLANPVLLTCIFLSRALRQETRYLLVANTLTADMLFLILNLATVICNAVKVHIPWLVCELVTAVTITAYCCAILTVTLMVVDTYAAVRWPLHYRDILPPARTHRILAGVWLLAAVYPFTLVITMERVNPHEKVPVCLVLVSLGFIQAHNMVGTHIYFFVAALICTILIFYCYIRLYMVTRTQGIWQSRFSRARVTLLAHGILLLLYFVPGFVFTLELFLFHREDISQDVRVWVSTVNMCVFMLLPRAFAPYLYGLRYRELSDTLMQLLHRHRRLSQTTIS, encoded by the coding sequence ATGGCGTCATCAGTACTGATTACAAACCTCACACAGGAGTGGGTTGAGAGTCTGCGGCGGTGGCACCTAGAACTGTTCTTCATCCCTACCACAGTCGTCACTCTGGCCACCATGCTCGCCAACCCCGTTCTCCTGACCTGCATCTTTCTGTCCCGTGCCTTGCGCCAGGAGACACGTTACCTGCTGGTGGCCAACACCCTGACAGCAGACATGCTGTTTCTCATCCTCAACCTGGCAACAGTGATCTGCAACGCAGTGAAAGTACACATACCCTGGCTCGTCTGTGAGCTGGTCACAGCCGTCACGATCACCGCCTACTGCTGCGCCATCCTCACCGTCACCCTCATGGTGGTCGACACCTACGCCGCCGTCCGCTGGCCTCTCCACTACCGTGACATTCTTCCGCCAGCCCGCACCCACCGCATACTGGCTGGAGTGTGGCTGCTGGCAGCTGTGTACCCTTTCACCCTGGTGATCACGATGGAGAGGGTAAATCCCCATGAGAAAGTTCCTGTCTGTCTGGTGCTGGTCTCCCTCGGCTTCATTCAGGCTCACAACATGGTGGGGACCCATATCTACTTCTTTGTCGCCGCACTCATCTGCACTATACTCATTTTTTACTGCTATATTCGACTCTACATGGTAACAAGGACGCAAGGCATCTGGCAGAGCCGTTTCTCCAGGGCCCGGGTCACCCTGCTGGCCCATGGGATTCTGCTCCTGCTCTACTTTGTCCCTGGCTTTGTTTTCACACTGGAGCTCTTCCTGTTCCATAGGGAAGACATAAGTCAAGATGTCCGTGTGTGGGTCAGCACAGtcaatatgtgtgttttcatgttacTGCCCAGGGCGTTTGCTCCTTACCTGTATGGGCTGAGGTACAGGGAGCTCTCTGATACTCTAATGCAGCTGCTGCATCGGCACAGAAGACTCAGCCAGACCACAATATCATAG